The bacterium DNA window GAATGCTGGGCATCATCAGCGGTATCGCCCGAAATTGGAACGACTTGCAGTCGCTGCCCATCCGCAACGACCGGTTCAGCGGGATTTTCGGCGCCGGCGGACTGGGCCCGGTCTCCTCGCTGCTGATCTGGATCGTCGTCGTCGGGGCGCTCGGGCACATTGCGCTGCACCACCTGCGCTGGGGACGCCATGTGCTGTCTACCGGCGCAGATCGAGATGCAGCCAACGCAGTGGGGATCAACACGGCCCGGGTGAAGATCTCCGCTCTTGTGGTGAGCGCCATCGCGGCGGGATTCGCCGGGATTCTCCTCGCCGGCCGTCTCAGCATCGGCCGCCATGACCTCGGAGAGGACTACCTTCTCACCGTCATCGCCGCGGTGGTGATCGGCGGAACGAACCTGTTCGGCGGTCGGGCGTCGATACTGGGAGCTGTCACCGGCGCCCTGATCATGGCCATGCTCAACAACGGCCTCATCCTCATGGGATTGGAAGTGGCCGACCAGCTCATCGCCCGGGGTGTGATCATCATCTTGGCCGTGGCCCTGAGCATGCGAGAAGCCAAGGAAACCTGACCGTGTTCCTGCAATCGCTTCGGAGCAAGAACCCGGCCTTCGTGGAAGCGGCGGTGGCGCTGCACCAAGCCGGTGCCATTCCAGCCAACAGCTATGCGGTGGACCTCGATACCGTGGCCGTCAACACCGCCCACCTCGTGGGCGAAGCCAAGGCACTGGGTCTGACCGTGTACGCCATGA harbors:
- a CDS encoding ABC transporter permease produces the protein MIRKSISKQASADLPSPVEAWIDRYRHNGGLRQYVVYLAFALILATFSIILHDDGFLSSSNLLNIGRQAAPIAVMAVGMAFALAAGEIDLSVGSVVALSSLVAAEIVGNHGFLAGALAALGASALVGIVNGLITVKVRIPSFLVTLGMLGIISGIARNWNDLQSLPIRNDRFSGIFGAGGLGPVSSLLIWIVVVGALGHIALHHLRWGRHVLSTGADRDAANAVGINTARVKISALVVSAIAAGFAGILLAGRLSIGRHDLGEDYLLTVIAAVVIGGTNLFGGRASILGAVTGALIMAMLNNGLILMGLEVADQLIARGVIIILAVALSMREAKET